Proteins from one Haemorhous mexicanus isolate bHaeMex1 chromosome 34, bHaeMex1.pri, whole genome shotgun sequence genomic window:
- the TGFBR3L gene encoding transforming growth factor-beta receptor type 3-like protein produces MAAPPSAPRALPVLILIFLLPGGGPSVSPPGAPRPRCSGDRPGVSAALGELGENGAGNWGSLVALVALGAGPALTPPPQPRCPPRPPRLRLDVAPSPEFGPAPGPRAVPAGGRVFLQVSLSRAPPGLGFSLRRCFVSPRSSPGPPRGPPPVPRPLVVLRGGCGAGGARRRLRGSFVLPARFPEPLQFLHCRLRLCRRRGGTGAPPGLPTCQAEPCPRRGGGASGSGRGPRSGPGPGRALRTVTRPIVVTLGTPATPAPGAPPGLPPLPFPPPPPLLRPPPPPRERPRAPPAGE; encoded by the exons ATGGCAGCGCCACCGAGCGCCCCCCGGGCCCTCCCCgtcctcatcctcatcttcctcctgccCGGAGGGGGGCCCTCAG tgtcccccccggGAGCCCCGAGGCCGCGCTGCAGCGGGGACCGGCCCGGGGTGAGTGCggcactgggggaactgggagagaACGGGGCGGGGAACTGGGG GtctctggtggcactggtggcactgggggcgGGGCCTGCGCTGACAccgccgccgcagccccggtgcccgccccgccccccccggCTCCGCCTGGACGTCGCCCCCTCCCCCGAGTTCGGGCCGGCACCGGGACCGAGAGCGGTGCCCGCGGGAGGACGCGTGTTCctgcag GTGTCGCTGTCCCGCGCCCCCCCAGGTCTCGGTTTCTCCCTCCGCCGCTGTTTCGTGTCCCCGCGCTCGTCCCCGGGCCCCCCCCGGGGTCCCCCCCCGGTGCCGCGGCCGCTCGTGGTGCTGCGGGGGGGCTGCGGCGCGGggggggcgcggcggcggctccggggctCGTTCGTGCTCCCGGCGCGGTTCCCGGAGCCGCTGCAGTTCCTGCACTGCCGCCTGCGCCTCTGCCGCCGCCGCGGTGGCACCGGAGCACCGCCGGGGCTGCCCACG TGCCAGGCCGAGCCTTGTCCCCGCCGAGGGGGCGGAGCCTCCGGCTCAGGCCGCGGCCCCCGCTCCGGTCCCGGCCCCGGGCGTGCGCTGCGCACCGTGACCCGCCCGATcgtggtgacactggggacacccgcGACCCCCGCGCCCG GTGCCCCCCCGGGCCTCCCCCCGCTGCCGttcccgccgcccccgcccctcctgcgccccccgcccccaccccgggagcggccccgggccCCCCCCGCGGGTGAGTGA
- the UBL5 gene encoding ubiquitin-like protein 5, producing the protein MIEVVCNDRLGKKVRVKCNPEDSIRDLKKLIAAQTGTRWDKIVLKKWYTIFKDHVTLGDYEIHDGMNLELYYQ; encoded by the exons ATGATCGAGGTCGTCTGCAACGACCGCCTGGGGAAGAAGGTCCGGGTGAAATGCAA CCCCGAGGACTCGATCCGGGACCTGAAGAAGCTGATAGCGGCACAGACCGGCACCCGCTGGGACAAGATCGTGCTCAAAAAATG gtACACGATCTTCAAAGACCACGTCACGCTCGGGGACT ATGAGATCCACGACGGGATGAACCTGGAGCTCTACTACCAATAG